The following proteins come from a genomic window of Paramicrobacterium humi:
- a CDS encoding acetate/propionate family kinase has product MTAVLVINSGSSSFKYQLLEMDSETMLAHGLVERIGTPEAHLVHDMSENGESEKFEKTLEIRDHTHGFQVMLDAFAEHGPSLEQHPPVAVGHRVVHGGARFFEPTVVTPLVRINIEDLSELAPLHNPANVQGIDAAQKAFPDVPHVVVFDTAFHQTLPPAAYTYALNAEVAQKYRVRKYGFHGTSHKYVSEEAAKFLSRDLGSLNQIVLHLGNGASATAVAGGKSVETSMGLTPLEGLVMGTRTGDIDPAVSFHLHRRADMDVAELDELFNKKSGIYGLSGLRDMRDLTEQANAGNAKARAAQDVYVHRLKQYIGGYYAQLGHVDTIIFTAGIGENSVEIRREALAGLDELGIVVDDARNEARSRETRVISSDESRVTVLVVPTNEELEIARQTLSVI; this is encoded by the coding sequence ATGACCGCCGTCCTCGTCATCAACTCGGGCTCGTCGTCGTTCAAATACCAGCTGCTCGAGATGGACAGCGAGACGATGCTCGCCCACGGCCTCGTCGAGCGCATCGGCACGCCCGAAGCCCATCTCGTGCACGACATGAGCGAGAACGGTGAGAGCGAGAAGTTCGAGAAGACCCTCGAGATCCGAGACCACACGCACGGCTTCCAGGTGATGCTCGACGCGTTCGCCGAGCACGGTCCTTCGCTCGAGCAGCATCCGCCCGTCGCCGTCGGCCACCGCGTCGTCCACGGCGGCGCTCGGTTCTTCGAGCCGACTGTCGTCACGCCGCTCGTGCGCATCAACATCGAGGATCTCTCCGAGCTCGCGCCGCTGCACAACCCGGCGAACGTGCAGGGCATTGATGCCGCGCAGAAGGCGTTCCCGGACGTGCCGCACGTCGTCGTCTTCGACACCGCCTTCCATCAGACGCTGCCGCCCGCCGCGTACACCTACGCTCTCAACGCGGAGGTCGCCCAGAAGTACCGCGTGCGCAAGTACGGCTTCCACGGCACGAGCCACAAGTACGTGTCGGAGGAGGCGGCCAAGTTCCTCAGCCGGGACCTCGGCTCGCTCAACCAGATCGTGCTCCACCTGGGCAACGGCGCCTCCGCGACAGCGGTGGCCGGCGGCAAGTCCGTCGAGACCTCGATGGGCCTCACGCCGCTCGAAGGTCTCGTGATGGGAACCCGCACGGGCGACATCGACCCCGCGGTCTCCTTCCACCTCCACCGGCGCGCCGACATGGACGTCGCCGAGCTCGACGAGCTGTTCAACAAGAAGAGCGGCATCTACGGCCTCTCGGGGCTCCGCGACATGCGCGACCTGACCGAGCAGGCGAATGCCGGGAACGCGAAGGCGCGCGCGGCGCAAGACGTGTACGTGCACCGTCTGAAGCAGTACATCGGCGGCTACTACGCGCAGCTCGGCCACGTGGACACCATCATCTTCACCGCGGGCATCGGCGAGAACAGCGTCGAGATCCGGCGGGAGGCCCTCGCGGGGCTCGATGAGCTCGGCATCGTCGTCGACGACGCCCGAAACGAGGCGCGGTCTCGTGAGACTCGGGTGATTTCAAGCGATGAATCGCGCGTCACGGTGCTCGTCGTGCCGACGAACGAGGAGCTCGAAATCGCGCGTCAGACGCTCTCTGTCATCTAG
- the pta gene encoding phosphate acetyltransferase produces the protein MSRSIYITSAEGHTGKSTIALGALDTLSHEVKRVGVFRPIARSTVERDYVVELLLEHDGVDLDYDDCIGVTYDDVHADPDAALATIVQRYKAVEAQCDSVVVLGSDYTDVGSPTELSYNARIAANLGAPVLLVLGGRSDQGNGERLGQADPRTPSEMRQIAELALLELREAHAGLLAIVANRADPDSLDEIVSNIATVAPDVPVWAIPEDPYLVAPTVGTIMAAVDGTLIKGDPELLSREALGVVIAGMSMENVLPRLGEGAVLIIAADRTETLLAVLLSQQSAAFPSISGVVLNGGFPLPEPIEQLIDGLKLALPIISTKWGTYDTAVRITHTRGKLAADSQRKFDAALAAFEKHVDREELTSRLDVSKTDVVTPLMFEYGLLSQARSNRRHIVLPEGDDDRVLRAAHTLLAREVAELTILGERFEVMARAIELGLDLSKAEVLSPFDPVLSTRFAEEYHRLRVHKGVTIEQAREIVTDVSYFGTMMVHLGLADGMVSGASHTTAHTIRPGFEIIKTKPDTSVVSSVFLMALEDRVLVYGDCAVIPDPTAEQLADIAISSTATAQQFGIEPRVAMLSYSTGESGSGADVEKVREATALVRERMPELPVEGPIQYDAAADAAVAATKMPESQVAGRATVFIFPDLNTGNNTYKAVQRSAGAVAIGPVLQGLNKPINDLSRGALVQDIVNTVAITAIQAATA, from the coding sequence GTGTCCCGATCGATCTACATCACATCCGCTGAAGGCCACACGGGCAAGTCCACGATCGCGCTCGGGGCGCTCGACACTCTCTCGCACGAAGTGAAGCGCGTCGGAGTGTTCCGGCCCATCGCTCGCTCGACAGTCGAACGCGACTACGTCGTCGAGCTGCTGCTCGAGCACGACGGCGTCGACCTCGACTACGACGACTGCATCGGCGTGACCTATGACGACGTGCACGCGGATCCGGATGCCGCTCTCGCGACGATCGTGCAACGGTACAAGGCCGTTGAGGCGCAGTGCGATTCCGTCGTCGTGCTCGGCTCCGACTACACCGACGTCGGCAGCCCCACCGAGCTGAGCTACAACGCCCGCATCGCGGCGAACCTCGGCGCTCCCGTTCTGCTCGTTCTCGGAGGGAGAAGCGACCAGGGAAACGGCGAGCGGCTGGGCCAGGCCGACCCGCGCACGCCGAGCGAGATGAGGCAGATCGCCGAGCTCGCGCTTCTCGAGCTGCGCGAGGCGCACGCGGGGCTGCTCGCGATCGTCGCGAACCGCGCGGACCCCGACAGCCTTGACGAGATCGTCTCGAACATCGCGACCGTCGCACCGGACGTGCCGGTGTGGGCGATTCCCGAGGACCCGTACCTTGTCGCCCCGACCGTCGGCACCATCATGGCGGCCGTCGACGGCACGCTCATCAAGGGAGACCCCGAGCTGCTCTCGCGAGAGGCGCTCGGCGTGGTGATCGCGGGGATGAGCATGGAGAACGTGCTGCCCCGGCTCGGCGAGGGCGCCGTGCTCATCATCGCGGCCGACCGCACCGAGACGCTCCTGGCGGTTCTGCTGTCACAGCAGTCGGCGGCGTTCCCGTCGATCTCGGGCGTGGTGCTGAACGGCGGCTTCCCGCTGCCCGAGCCGATCGAGCAGCTCATCGACGGGCTCAAGCTCGCGCTGCCCATCATCTCGACCAAGTGGGGAACCTACGACACGGCGGTGCGCATCACCCACACGCGCGGGAAGCTCGCCGCCGACTCGCAGCGCAAGTTCGACGCCGCGCTCGCCGCGTTCGAGAAGCACGTCGACCGCGAGGAACTGACAAGTCGGCTCGACGTGTCGAAGACCGACGTCGTCACCCCCCTCATGTTCGAGTACGGGCTGCTCTCGCAGGCCCGCAGCAATCGCCGGCACATCGTGCTGCCCGAGGGCGATGACGACCGCGTTCTGCGCGCGGCGCACACGCTGCTCGCGCGCGAGGTCGCGGAGCTCACGATCCTCGGCGAGCGGTTCGAGGTCATGGCGCGGGCGATCGAGCTCGGCCTCGACCTCTCGAAGGCGGAGGTGCTCTCACCGTTCGACCCGGTGCTCTCGACGCGGTTCGCCGAGGAGTACCACCGTCTACGCGTCCACAAGGGCGTCACGATCGAACAGGCTCGCGAGATCGTCACCGACGTGTCGTACTTCGGAACCATGATGGTGCACCTGGGCCTCGCCGACGGCATGGTGTCGGGCGCCAGCCACACGACGGCGCACACGATCCGGCCCGGCTTCGAGATCATCAAGACGAAGCCCGACACCTCCGTCGTGTCGAGCGTGTTCCTCATGGCCCTCGAGGATCGCGTGCTCGTGTACGGCGACTGCGCGGTCATCCCCGACCCTACGGCAGAGCAGCTGGCCGACATCGCGATCTCGTCGACGGCGACGGCGCAGCAGTTCGGCATCGAGCCGCGCGTCGCGATGCTCTCGTACTCGACGGGGGAGTCGGGCTCGGGCGCCGACGTTGAGAAAGTGCGCGAAGCGACCGCTCTCGTGCGCGAGCGGATGCCGGAGCTGCCCGTCGAGGGGCCCATCCAGTATGACGCGGCCGCGGATGCGGCCGTCGCCGCGACGAAGATGCCCGAGTCGCAGGTCGCGGGACGCGCGACGGTGTTCATCTTCCCCGACCTCAACACGGGCAACAACACGTACAAGGCCGTGCAGCGCTCGGCCGGCGCTGTCGCGATCGGCCCCGTGCTGCAGGGGTTGAACAAGCCGATCAACGACCTCTCGAGAGGGGCTCTCGTGCAAGACATCGTGAACACCGTTGCGATCACCGCGATCCAGGCGGCGACAGCATGA